In Cicer arietinum cultivar CDC Frontier isolate Library 1 chromosome 7, Cicar.CDCFrontier_v2.0, whole genome shotgun sequence, a single window of DNA contains:
- the LOC101488477 gene encoding ribose-phosphate pyrophosphokinase 1 isoform X3, whose amino-acid sequence MSTLLQSSFISSSFSRFSPIQPSPRISLPNALRCNNNNNVVESLNLDNGRLVNGSTSLPNFLVAPNAGIHDLVNRNRLRIFSGTANPALAQEIACYMGLELGKIKIKRFADGEIYVQLQESVRGCDVFLVQPTCPPANENLMELLVMIDACRRASAKNITAVIPYFGYARADRKPVILDYLASKTICSDDLVVVSPDVGGVARARAFAKKLSDAPLAIVDKRRHGHNVAEVMNLIGDVKGKVAVMVDDMIDTAGTIAKGAALLHQEGAREVYACTTHAVFSPPAIERLSSGLFQEVIITNTIPVSEKNYFPQLTVLSVANLLGETIWRVHDDCSGGIEPYSSLGID is encoded by the exons cttctctcGTTTCTCTCCAATCCAACCTTCCCCTCGAATCTCTCTCCCAAACGCTCTC AGatgtaacaataataataatgtagtaGAGTCTCTCAATTTGGATAACGGAAGGTTAGTTAACGGTTCAACTTCTCTTCCGAACTTCCTTGTGGCGCCTAACGCCGGCATCCATGATCTCGTTAACAGAAATCGTCTTCGAATTTTCTCCGGCACCGCCAACCCCGCTCTCGCTCAG GAAATTGCATGCTACATGGGCCTGGAACTGggaaaaattaagataaaacgTTTTGCCGATGGTGAGATATATGTCCAACTGCAAGAGAGTGTAAGGGGGTGTGATGTGTTTCTTGTGCAGCCCACATGTCCTCCTGCAAATGAGAACCTTATGGAGCTTCTCGTAATGATTGATGCCTGCAGGAGAGCTTCAGCCAAAAATATTACTGCAGTTATTCCATATTTTGGATATGCTAGAGCTGATAGAAAG CCTGTTATACTTGATTACCTTGCCAGCAAGACTATTTGTTCAGATGATTTGGTAGTTGTCTCGCCAGATGTTGGTGGTGTAGCTAGAGCACGTGCTTTTGCCAAAAAATTATCTGATGCTCCTTTAGCTATTGTTGATAAAAGGCGTCATGGGCATAATGTTGCCGAG GTGATGAATTTGATTGGTGATGTAAAGGGAAAGGTAGCAGTTATGGTAGATGACATGATCGATACAGCTG GAACCATCGCCAAGGGTGCAGCTCTGTTGCATCAAGAAGGGGCAAGAGAAGTCTATGCATGCACTACACATGCTGTTTTCAG CCCTCCTGCTATAGAGAGATTGTCAAGCGGTTTATTTCAAGAAGTTATCATAACTAATACAATTCCGGTGTCAGAGAAGAACTATTTCCCTCAATTGACTGTCTTATCAGTGGCAAACCTTCTGGGCGAGACCATATGGCGCGTTCATGATGATTGCTCA GGTGGAATTGAACCTTATTCAAGTTTGGGCATTGATTGA
- the LOC101488477 gene encoding ribose-phosphate pyrophosphokinase 1 isoform X2 — translation MSTLLQSSFISSSFSRFSPIQPSPRISLPNALRCNNNNNVVESLNLDNGRLVNGSTSLPNFLVAPNAGIHDLVNRNRLRIFSGTANPALAQEIACYMGLELGKIKIKRFADGEIYVQLQESVRGCDVFLVQPTCPPANENLMELLVMIDACRRASAKNITAVIPYFGYARADRKTQGRESIAAKLVANLITEAGANRVLACDLHSGQSMGYFDIPVDHVYGQPVILDYLASKTICSDDLVVVSPDVGGVARARAFAKKLSDAPLAIVDKRRHGHNVAEVMNLIGDVKGKVAVMVDDMIDTAGTIAKGAALLHQEGAREVYACTTHAVFSPPAIERLSSGLFQEVIITNTIPVSEKNYFPQLTVLSVANLLGETIWRVHDDCSHMTLQ, via the exons cttctctcGTTTCTCTCCAATCCAACCTTCCCCTCGAATCTCTCTCCCAAACGCTCTC AGatgtaacaataataataatgtagtaGAGTCTCTCAATTTGGATAACGGAAGGTTAGTTAACGGTTCAACTTCTCTTCCGAACTTCCTTGTGGCGCCTAACGCCGGCATCCATGATCTCGTTAACAGAAATCGTCTTCGAATTTTCTCCGGCACCGCCAACCCCGCTCTCGCTCAG GAAATTGCATGCTACATGGGCCTGGAACTGggaaaaattaagataaaacgTTTTGCCGATGGTGAGATATATGTCCAACTGCAAGAGAGTGTAAGGGGGTGTGATGTGTTTCTTGTGCAGCCCACATGTCCTCCTGCAAATGAGAACCTTATGGAGCTTCTCGTAATGATTGATGCCTGCAGGAGAGCTTCAGCCAAAAATATTACTGCAGTTATTCCATATTTTGGATATGCTAGAGCTGATAGAAAG ACTCAAGGGCGTGAATCAATTGCTGCTAAGCTTGTAGCAAATTTAATTACAGAAGCAGGTGCAAATCGTGTTCTTGCATGTGACCTCCACTCTGGGCAGTCTATGGGCTACTTCGATATTCCAGTTGATCATGTGTATGGACAG CCTGTTATACTTGATTACCTTGCCAGCAAGACTATTTGTTCAGATGATTTGGTAGTTGTCTCGCCAGATGTTGGTGGTGTAGCTAGAGCACGTGCTTTTGCCAAAAAATTATCTGATGCTCCTTTAGCTATTGTTGATAAAAGGCGTCATGGGCATAATGTTGCCGAG GTGATGAATTTGATTGGTGATGTAAAGGGAAAGGTAGCAGTTATGGTAGATGACATGATCGATACAGCTG GAACCATCGCCAAGGGTGCAGCTCTGTTGCATCAAGAAGGGGCAAGAGAAGTCTATGCATGCACTACACATGCTGTTTTCAG CCCTCCTGCTATAGAGAGATTGTCAAGCGGTTTATTTCAAGAAGTTATCATAACTAATACAATTCCGGTGTCAGAGAAGAACTATTTCCCTCAATTGACTGTCTTATCAGTGGCAAACCTTCTGGGCGAGACCATATGGCGCGTTCATGATGATTGCTCA CATATGACACTGCAGTAA
- the LOC101488477 gene encoding ribose-phosphate pyrophosphokinase 1 isoform X1, giving the protein MSTLLQSSFISSSFSRFSPIQPSPRISLPNALRCNNNNNVVESLNLDNGRLVNGSTSLPNFLVAPNAGIHDLVNRNRLRIFSGTANPALAQEIACYMGLELGKIKIKRFADGEIYVQLQESVRGCDVFLVQPTCPPANENLMELLVMIDACRRASAKNITAVIPYFGYARADRKTQGRESIAAKLVANLITEAGANRVLACDLHSGQSMGYFDIPVDHVYGQPVILDYLASKTICSDDLVVVSPDVGGVARARAFAKKLSDAPLAIVDKRRHGHNVAEVMNLIGDVKGKVAVMVDDMIDTAGTIAKGAALLHQEGAREVYACTTHAVFSPPAIERLSSGLFQEVIITNTIPVSEKNYFPQLTVLSVANLLGETIWRVHDDCSGGIEPYSSLGID; this is encoded by the exons cttctctcGTTTCTCTCCAATCCAACCTTCCCCTCGAATCTCTCTCCCAAACGCTCTC AGatgtaacaataataataatgtagtaGAGTCTCTCAATTTGGATAACGGAAGGTTAGTTAACGGTTCAACTTCTCTTCCGAACTTCCTTGTGGCGCCTAACGCCGGCATCCATGATCTCGTTAACAGAAATCGTCTTCGAATTTTCTCCGGCACCGCCAACCCCGCTCTCGCTCAG GAAATTGCATGCTACATGGGCCTGGAACTGggaaaaattaagataaaacgTTTTGCCGATGGTGAGATATATGTCCAACTGCAAGAGAGTGTAAGGGGGTGTGATGTGTTTCTTGTGCAGCCCACATGTCCTCCTGCAAATGAGAACCTTATGGAGCTTCTCGTAATGATTGATGCCTGCAGGAGAGCTTCAGCCAAAAATATTACTGCAGTTATTCCATATTTTGGATATGCTAGAGCTGATAGAAAG ACTCAAGGGCGTGAATCAATTGCTGCTAAGCTTGTAGCAAATTTAATTACAGAAGCAGGTGCAAATCGTGTTCTTGCATGTGACCTCCACTCTGGGCAGTCTATGGGCTACTTCGATATTCCAGTTGATCATGTGTATGGACAG CCTGTTATACTTGATTACCTTGCCAGCAAGACTATTTGTTCAGATGATTTGGTAGTTGTCTCGCCAGATGTTGGTGGTGTAGCTAGAGCACGTGCTTTTGCCAAAAAATTATCTGATGCTCCTTTAGCTATTGTTGATAAAAGGCGTCATGGGCATAATGTTGCCGAG GTGATGAATTTGATTGGTGATGTAAAGGGAAAGGTAGCAGTTATGGTAGATGACATGATCGATACAGCTG GAACCATCGCCAAGGGTGCAGCTCTGTTGCATCAAGAAGGGGCAAGAGAAGTCTATGCATGCACTACACATGCTGTTTTCAG CCCTCCTGCTATAGAGAGATTGTCAAGCGGTTTATTTCAAGAAGTTATCATAACTAATACAATTCCGGTGTCAGAGAAGAACTATTTCCCTCAATTGACTGTCTTATCAGTGGCAAACCTTCTGGGCGAGACCATATGGCGCGTTCATGATGATTGCTCA GGTGGAATTGAACCTTATTCAAGTTTGGGCATTGATTGA
- the LOC101515718 gene encoding uncharacterized protein produces MNVLTPNLVQQLSLSFSKSLSCFEWQNKNKNVLSLTVTVAEPPRSSTLIRMGGGPRTFPGGVSKWQWKRMQAKKAKQLLKARLCRERQIYEMRKRAELKAAVSDLERPWEVVEKPPKLFSVRADEQLKVLADRFQKPGGFDLWTENDGPQLFQTPDELPSARFFPKGVVHSIKPYMKVTGDDLVEGPNVLEEDGDEERWSEDVGDGEGGSSPLNYGRNGVNVSGRLRKNVNGRRYLSEDVDRSHGERSSHLHSGRNELNVHGVLRKNGNGKRHSLLDVDRSNDKNHYSSLNSGKNGLNVNDRMRNNVNRRRYSLGDVDQLDDEENYSSLNSGRNGLNVDDRMRKSGNGKKFFPKGVDGSDDGERSSPLYGRNGVNFDGKGGNKRSARSIPSKDGDRSNGSGDIRLRRKESGQRFMSKDVNGSSDIRLRKKENERRFMLKDVNGSNRMHEGRDGSGRTQRGSNSIAGRRYGKYTQRTSNNASPRVRDADSEVYDMGLQQDGSYQFLQSEKSDSTSW; encoded by the coding sequence ATGAACGTGTTAACCCCCAACTTGGTACAACAACTCTCACTCTCATTCTCTAAATCTTTGTCATGTTTTGAATGgcagaacaagaacaagaatgTGTTGTCCCTCACAGTCACAGTGGCAGAACCACCTCGTTCTTCAACTTTGATCCGAATGGGTGGAGGGCCAAGGACTTTCCCTGGTGGGGTGTCCAAGTGGCAGTGGAAGCGTATGCAGGCCAAGAAGGCCAAGCAGCTTCTGAAGGCGCGGCTGTGCCGTGAGCGACAGATATATGAAATGAGGAAGAGAGCTGAGCTTAAGGCTGCTGTGTCTGACCTGGAGAGGCCTTGGGAGGTGGTGGAGAAACCCCCCAAACTGTTCTCTGTCAGGGCCGATGAGCAGCTCAAGGTTTTGGCTGATAGGTTTCAGAAGCCTGGTGGTTTTGACCTTTGGACTGAAAATGATGGACCTCAACTGTTTCAAACACCTGATGAGTTGCCTTCTGCAAGGTTCTTTCCTAAAGGGGTTGTTCATAGTATCAAGCCTTATATGAAGGTTACTGGTGATGATTTGGTGGAGGGACCAAATGTTTTGGAAGAGGATGGCGATGAAGAGCGTTGGTCAGAGGATGTTGGTGATGGTGAGGGTGGTTCTTCTCCTTTGAACTATGGGAGGAATGGAGTGAATGTCAGCGGGCGATTGAGAAAGAATGTGAATGGAAGGAGGTATTTGTCAGAGGATGTTGATCGGTCCCATGGTGAGCGTTCTTCTCATTTGCATTCTGGGAGGAATGAATTGAATGTTCATGGTGTATTGAGAAAGAATGGGAATGGAAAGAGACATTCATTACTGGATGTTGATCGATCAAACGataaaaatcattattcttCTTTGAATTCTGGGAAGAATGGATTGAATGTTAATGATAGAATGAGGAATAATGTGAATAGAAGGAGGTATTCTTTAGGGGATGTTGATCAGTTGGATGATGAAGAAAATTATTCTTCTTTGAACTCTGGGAGGAATGGATTGAATGTTGATGATAGAATGAGGAAGAGTGGGAATGGAAAGAAGTTTTTTCCCAAGGGTGTTGATGGGTCGGATGATGGAGAGCGTTCTTCTCCTTTGTATGGGAGGAATGGAGTGAATTTTGATGGCAAAGGCGGGAATAAAAGGAGTGCAAGGAGTATTCCATCTAAGGATGGTGATAGGTCTAATGGGTCTGGTGATATCAGATTGAGGAGGAAGGAGAGTGGACAGAGGTTTATGTCAAAGGATGTTAATGGATCTAGTGATATAAGATTGAGGAAGAAGGAAAATGAACGGAGGTTTATGTTAAAGGATGTTAATGGGTCTAATAGGATGCATGAAGGAAGAGATGGTTCTGGCAGAACACAGAGAGGGAGTAATTCCATTGCAGGCAGAAGGTATGGAAAATATACTCAAAGGACTTCAAACAACGCTTCACCAAGGGTTAGAGATGCTGATTCTGAAGTTTATGATATGGGTTTGCAACAAGATGGAAGTTATCAATTTCTACAGAGTGAGAAATCTGACTCTACAAGTTGGTAA